From Gemmatimonadaceae bacterium:
AGCCAATCTTCGACCAGTTCGGGAACCCGCTCGTTCTGCCACAGGTGTGGATTTCGAACTACGACCTGGTTCGGGCGCTCATCCGCAGGCGCGACGGATTTTTCCGGTCCCAGCCTCCGCTCACGGGTTTCTCATTCGCGGATATCGACCGGCTCAAGTTCGAGCCGGACATCGCGCTCACGACCCTGCCCGGCGCGAGGCGCCGCACCAATCAGCTGTCCGCGTCTGTGCGAACGGAACAGCAGACCTGGAGCGCGTTCGCTTCGGCAACGTTCACGGACATTCGCGGAAATGTCGAGGGCCTTACGGGTTTCGCGACGACCCGCTCGGGGTTCACCGCCGGCCCTGGAGTGCGCCGAAACGAAGGAATCAATACCGATGGACGGCTGGGGGGCATCCCTGCTTTCGATACGAAGGCGTGGTTGACGGGGCAGCTTCCGTGGGGAATCCGCGGCGGCCTGTTCACGACCTTCACCCTCGGCGAATATATAACGCCGGGCTTCCAGATTACGCCGCGGTATCAATTCCTCCTGTCCGACCGCAGCATGCTCGAGGACTCGCTGTTTGCCGGAGTGCTGGGCCAGAGCATTCTCATCGAGGAAAGAGGAGCCCGGAAATATCCTTCGTACGCGACGGTTGACTTGCGAGGTGAAAAGCGCTTCACCGCCGGAGGCTTGAGTTACGTGATTAGCGGAGACGTGTTCAACGCGCTTGCGTCCGATGCGATTGTGCAACGCAACCTTAGCGTTAACGATGCGGTCAGCAAGGATCCGACATCGCTATTCGGCGCGCCGCGCAGGCGGGCGGCACCGTTGCGACTGCAAGTGGGATTCCGAATAGAGCGGTGAGCACCGGTTAGGGTGGAAGCGGTCCGATTGTAGTGATGCCATCCGGAATATACGAAGAGCGTAGTACCAGACAGGTGATGTAACCCGTGGACGTGCGGGGCTCTTGTTAATAAGAGCGCGCTGAGCACAGTTGAGCGCCCCGGCGGGGCCGGAGCGCTCAACCATAGGGGTGGCGCGATCATGTCTGGTTGTTGCCGGAGTGGCGCAATCACGTCGGTTGCTACCGTGGCGCTCGTCCGGAATGTCGCGGATGTCCTGCTCAGTAAGGCAGAATCCCCGCAGCAATCGAGGCAGCCGCAGCTCGCCCAGCAGCATTGCTCAAGCCGATTGGGCCCAGAAACCATTCGTACACGATCGTCCCGATAAACGCACCGATATCCGCCTTGATGATTCGCTTCTCCCGCTGGGTCAGTCCGAGACGGACTTCCGTGCCCGATGCACCAACCACAATCTTAGAGGGGACGGTAGGGTAGCCGTTGCGAGCGTAGGCAATTGGACCGTCGTTGTTTCCGCCAATCCCCCCCGATTGCCACTCATCCTGATTGGCATCCCAGTAGTCGACCGAGCTGATGGCAACCTCGCCGGCGGAGATCACTGCACCTGCCTCCAGCTCCTGGAGATTGAACGCGGCGGTGCCCTGGATGGAGTAGATGGCCGAGCGAATCGCCTCCACCGACTCGTTATTATCGACTGCGGCATCGACCTGAGCGAGAAGCGCGCTGGCGTCAGCCGAGATTTCGTTCTTGCGGAGAACTCCCGGAACTCCGGACGGTTCGACGATCTGCTGCTTCGCTCCCCTGTTGCAGGCGGTGCCGGCGAAGGAAACGTCCGCAAAAGGCATCGGCTGTCCATCCTTTCGGTACGCCTTGTTGAAATCCCTGAGTGCTGCTTCAGCCAGGCGGCACTTGGCCGCTGGCGAGAGCGATCTGGCGTTTTGCTTCATGAGCTGGCTGAAGGCGTACTCGAGCGCGCGCGTATGGTAGTCTCCCGGCCAGCCATACTTTGCCCGGAGCTCATTCACCTTGCCGTTGATGGCGGGCTTCACGCTGTGATTTACGTCGGACTTCCGCGGTGAAGTCGCCGTGTCCGTGCAGCTCACCGCCGCCACTGCAATTCCTCCGGTAATCACTGCGACATACGTTGCGCGTTTCCAGATGGTTCGCATCCTTCCTCCTCGTCTGTGGAGTCTGGGCAGGTAATTCCTGCCTTGGCGCGAACCATAAATTCGATGTGGCCATCGACCGTCAGCGATTGGTTTCCGCTGTCAACCAAATCACGTATCCCGGCTGCACTGATACAGAATTAACGCTGCGATGGACGAGCCATCTGACTCATCCTCGGACGCAGCGAGGGAGTACTCCGCGCCGAAAGCTTCGATGGATTCAAGCCAGTCTTCATCATTCACCTTTGACGACGCCAACTGGCAAAGCGCTCGCTCTGCCTCAATTCCGTACGTCGCGAGCACCACGGCGCGAGAACGATCTGCGGCGGCAGCAGCCCGACCTCGCAGATGAGGCTGCGCACGAATGGAAACAGTAGCTATTCGTCTCAGCAAAGCGCGTCGCGCCTGCGTCACCGAAACGGCGCCGGGCGTGATACCACGCATCGCATCGACTGCGCGGAAATGCGAGTGCAGAGCAAACAGCGCGGCGCGCAATGCGATCCGGGATACAGGCTCGACGCTGCCGATTATCTGCGTCACTGTCACTGTTTCGCATACTGCATTAAGATCCCCGGTGGCATGCCCGTCGTTCGATGTCAACAACACCTTCCGCCCGTTCAGGACACACGCCGCGAGAAAGCCTTCGCGTTTAGCGGCGACGGCCGTTAGAAAGCCGGTCGTCGAAAGCGGCAGATGAGCGGATTGGCATTGCGAATCAGGATCACCACCTTGCCATGTCGCCATAGCGCGACGAATCGCCTCCGCCGCTGCTGGCGCCGCAACCCCACCTGATTTGACCTCAGTGCGGGCAGATTCCCGGAGCCCGCGATTTGTCTCCCCGGTACCGGTAACTACGGGCGCGCAAGGCGGCGATGCGGCAGCCCCGCCGTACGCCTGCAGGTCTGCAAACGGGGGAAGCACGTGATAATCGCCTCCGATGCTGGCTTGCGCGATGGTGAGTTTGTCCGCGATGATCTGCTCGAATTGCAACAGAGCCTCGGCACTCGCAGGAGGTTTGAATACATAGGACCACACGCGTCGATGCTCCGATTCCAGGCGCACGATTCGGCCAGTGCGCTGCACCAGCCTCGCCGGTGTCCAGGGAATATCCAGATGCACCACTACTCCGGCGTCCTGAAGATTCACACCCTCGCTGAGGATATCCGTAGTGAGGAGCAGCGATATCTGCTCAGCGGGGCTCGGTGGTGATGCACGTCGAGCGCGCGGGGCGAAACAGTCGAGAGTTTCCCGCCGCGACATCGTTCCGCCCGCTACTCTTGCGCCTCGCGCTGTAAGCGCCGCCGACCGACCGCGCCCTGCAAGCGACCGAAACAATCCGTTGACCGTATCGGAGTACTGCGAGAACGCGACGATCTTGACCCCTTCGTGCCGTTTCGCGATCCGCAGGAGCGCCGAAGCGCGCTCCTGGTCAGCTTGCCGCGTGTGATCCCTGCTTCGGAAGATCTCGAGCAGCCCCTCGCGATGCGCCCGCGCCATGCCGAGGTATTCTGCTGCTGAGCGAGTGGGCGGCGCGATCAGCTCCGGAAATGCGAGCTGCATCGAATCTTCGCCTGCGACCCATGCACGCAACTCAGCGTCAGAGGGAAATACGCCGCATTCCAGGCTGGCAATCAGCGCGGCAGTTTTCTGAAGGCGGCGCCTCAGCCCTCCCAGCAGAGCTGATTCGCTTGACGACCATTGCCTGATGAGCGATCTGGCGATCAACACGCCCCCGTCCCCGCCGTCGCGTGGAGGCAGTGGCGGCGGCAGGGCCAACACAGCCGCCGGCAAAGCATCATCCCGCGTCACATGCACCCACTCGGCCGCTTCAGCAACCGGAATTGCCTGCCCCTCACCGACAGTCTCACGCTCACGACGAATGATGCATCGGGAGATTTCGGGATCGCTCAGCGATCCGGCTCGAGAGCCGAGAAACAGTGCAAGCAGCACCGGCAGATCGCTCGATCGGTTATGAACAGGCGTGGCTGATAGAAGCAGGGTAGGTGTGTTGGAGGCCAGCGCTGACAGCTCCCGGTATCTGGCAGTCGACGGGTTGCGAGCATGGTGCGCCTCGTCGACGATGAGGAAGGCGCAGTTTTCGTGGGGTCGTCGCCTCCTGCTCAACAGCTCGAATGATGTAAAGGCCACTGCAATTCCCGCGCGTTGCGCGGACTGGCGCCACATATCCTCCAGCGATGCAGGAGCTACAACAAGTATGCTCCGGGCATGCCGCGCTACCGCGAGGGCAATGAACGTTTTACCGGTTCCGACTTCGTCACCCAGTAGTGCACCGCCAAACTCCTTGATTGCGGCTGCAAGACGTGCGACGGCCGACTGTTGGTGTGGTCGCAGCGTAATTTCGCCGAGGGCGATTTCGTGAGAGTTCGATGCGGTGCAGGTTGCATCGCCCAGCCACCATCGGGATATGAATGATCGGACTGCGTCAGGAGTGGCGACGCGCAATGTTCCCGAAGTAGCGCTTATCGAACGCTCCATGTCATCAGCGCTTCCACTTCCGCATGGCTGACTCCGTAGGCATCGAGGGTAGCTGAAACGAGCTCGTGCAGCGGAGGCGGTTGTCCACCAGCAGCAGCTGCGCCAATAGGAGCGAGGATCCCGCGCGCGCGCGACCAGTCCTTTGGTGCAGGAAGTAGAGCCACTGTCCACCCTAAATAGCGATTGTAGCCACCGCGCGCGGGTTCGGCGATGGCATTCAGCCACGCGGCCGTGACCGGCGAGTTCAGCAGCGTTGCGAGAGTGTGTGCATCGGTCATGTCGCGACATCGCGCGACGTAGCAGGTGTTGAGCGCCACTACTGGATCGCCGGCAGGAATCGCAACCGCGCGCGGTATCTTTCCGATATCAGACCAGAAGACGCGCGGGGCTTCCGCGCTTGCGCTTTCCGTGCGAAACAGCATCCACCACCGTTCCCTGCCGGACGCGTCGCTGCGATCCTCCAACCGGCGCCGCCAGCTTCCCAGCCATTTGCGGGCATGTGAGGGGAGCTGACGGAGTGCCAGCCCGTCGTCGCCATGCGTCCAGACGATCCGGGAACCGGCCGGCACTGTTTTCCATGGCACAACCGAGTCGCCTCGCGCGAGCGGGCGAAGCAGGGTGCTCTCGATCTCACCGGACCGCCCCGCCGACTTTACGATCGACACTCCATCGATGCAGCTCTCGTCGACCAGCTCGACCACGAATGCTTCATTGCACCCCGTTTTGACTCCGAGCAACGGACGGCCGATGATGCTTTCGCTCAAGGGAATGCCGGCTGCGGCTAGCAGGTTGAATGCTGTACGAACCTCCGGTGGCAGCAGCAGCCACGGGCTTCCAGGCGATGGATCGAAGGCAAGTCCCGCCGGGTCGAACGACCATGTTGCGACTACAGAGCGGCGATGGACATACGCGCTGCCGCCCGGACATTCGATGCGATGGGAAGATTTTCTGTCGAGCGGGATCGAAAACGTATGGGATCCCATGGGATCGGCGCTGCCGGCGGGCATGGTCACCGTTTCCCGCGACTGGCTGATCCCTGGCAAACGGCGCGGCACAACCGGGTTCACCGTGGCTACAACCAGCGATGGATAGACCACGGCATCGAACACCTGTGGTGAATCGGTCAGGTCGTGGATCTGGGTGAGTCGCGTATGGCGCAGGAGAAACTCTCTGACTCCGCCTCCCGCCAGCGATCGCCAGAGTTTGGCTGGGACCAGCAGTGCGATTGTTCCGGACGGGCGGGTGAGACGGACAGAACGCTCGATGAACAAAGCAGCGAGGTCGACCTGAGAGGCAAACCCGCTTGCGGCGCCGGCGGACTGCGCGCCGCTCGCCCATGCAGAATGCCGAAAGACCCAGAAGTCCTGTCGAAAACTGGCGCGTGCAGTGGGGTTGAAGTTGCCGGTTCGCACCCAGGGCGGGTTGCCGATCACGAGATCGAATCCGCCCGCTGCGCCCGCATCGGCAAAATGTGTCTGAAAGGAGAATGGCAGGGCTGCTCCGCGCCCGATTGATCGCATTTCGCGGCGGGCCTGTCGCATTGCCGTGCGGATCGTCGCCAGGCTTGCAGCGATGCTGACCGGTGGCGGGAGACGATGTCCAAAAAGGTCGCGAGACCGTGCAGTGGCAATAAGGTCAAGTCGTGTGAGCGTGAGGGCGCGGATCGTTGCTGCGAGGCTCTCCAGGGCGCAGGCCCGCTCGGTTCGATCGATAGCGCGGGCGAGGGTTTTTCTGCGCGGTCCGGTTGCTCGCGCGTACTTCGCGCGGGCGGTTGCCAGTCGCCTCGCGTCGCGGAAGGTGTCGCGGTCATGGAAGCCGCCGCCCGAGAGGGAATCACCAACCCTGATGTGTCGATCGAGGTTTGGCAGCGGCCGGACTTTCATTGGGTCTCGCTCGGGATCTTCGATTGCCATCGACAGCCAGAGCCGCAGCTCGCACAGCCAGACCGCCATGGGGTTGATGTCCACGCCGAAGATGGAGGATGTGAGAATCGATCGCCGAATCGTGTGGGGTGGCCGGACGTCTCCCAGGCGGGTGCACAGTGTGGAAAGCTGTTCGAGGATATGCACGAGGAACGCGCCCGATCCACATGACGGGTCGAGTACGCGAAAGCTGGAGATTCGTCCCAGAATCTCCTCCCGTGCTTCTGGTTCCGGGATCTGGCCAGCGAGAGCACGTGCTATCGTCTCAATTTCTGTGTGGGGGCCAGAGAGAGCGCCTGTCAGACCTGATGTGGTGAGCTCGCCGACGAGGGACTGAGGTGTATAGAACGCGCCGGTTGTTTTCCGGTTCGACGATGCCATCAGCGATTCGAACGATTTGCCAAGCATTTCCGGATCGATTGCGGCTTCGGACCAGACGGCTGAGTCTTCGCGTGCGGTAAAGCGGTATCTCGTGAGCAAATTCGCGTAGAGGTTGCCGAGTGATTCATCGGTGAACCGGGCGTTGCGGAGGTTGCGTTCGAGTGGGGAGCGTGCGAAGAGCCCGCCGTTGAGGAATGGCACCTTGCCGAAGGAGCGAGCCCGGGGGGCGCGGTTGCGGGGAGGCGTGTTGAGCGTGCCGAAGAAGAGCGGAGCCAGTACTCTTTCATGATAGCGTCCGCCGGTAACCATGCAGTCGGCGTAAGTGTTGGCGAGGAATGCGTGATCGCGATTCAGCCATCCCTTTGTTTCGAGGAAGCAGAGGAAGATGAGGCGGGATGTGTAGACCAGTGCCAGTTCGGCGGCATCGGATTGCGATGTGGCGTTACCCAGGCCTTGTGCCATGTCGCTGACGGAGCGTTGAAGGCATCGAAAAAAGCTGCGGCCGATTGATTGTCGGCCGAGTGTTTCGAGCCAACGCTGGTGGGTGAGGGAGTCTGAGGTGGTGGTGGCTGCGGAGAGTGTGCAGATCGTTTCAGCGTCGCTGTCGACGATGCTGTTGCGGTTTGCGATAAGTGCGGCGATTCGGGGCTTGGCTGTGTCCTGGCTCCATGAGGCGATGGCTATCTCGCCGGTATCGGCGGTTGCGATGATGAGCCAGAGGAGGTGTGGGGTGGTTTGTGAGAGGTGAGATGCGCAATCGCTGATGGCTGAGCGAAGTGCGGAGGGGCTTGTTGCCGCAAAGGTCAGTGCGGACAGAGCGCCTTTGCCGCGGGCGATGTGCGGTGAATTGATGTTGTGGGGGAGTCCGAGTCGTTCGCATGATTCTGCGTCGAGTGGGACGATGTCGGTCGTGAATCCCAGTTCGGCGAGGAGGGCGGTAGCGCTGTTGATATCAGTAATGCGACTCAGGAGTGCCGAGGCGGAAGCGAGGGAGTGCATGGGGTCGACGCTACCGCGGGTGGCGGGGGCGGCCGACATCGTTCTGTTACGGGAGGAAACGGGGGATTGCCGGGGGTCGGGGGCCGGGGTCGCCAAGACCGCGGATTGAGGACTCTTGCGGATCCAGGCGTTGAAGGGGAATCTTGCGGAGCCCGCCAAGCTCGAGCTGGAGGTCCTCCTGACGACGGCCAGCATCGATACCCGCCAGGAGCAACGTGACACTCATCTCCGATCACCCGATTTTTTCGATGCGGAGAAGTGGCCCGGAATGCGGTTCGTGGGGAAAAGAATTAAAGGCGATATAAAGGGAGAGTTCACACTCTATGGCGACATGACAATCCGGGATGTAACCCGTGAGATCGAGCTCGCCGTGACGAACGAAGGCTCAGTCCGCGATCCCTGGGGCATGGCCCGGGTTGGGTTCAGCGCGAAAGGAAAGCTTGACCGGCAAGAGTTCGGGCTGAGCTGGAATCAGGCGATCGAAGCCGGCGGGTTTGTCGTCGGAGATGAAATCAGGATATCGGTAGATGTGGAGTTCACTGATATCGTGGCGGAAACAGCCGCGGCTGTGCCGCAACGTCAGGTCGACACGTAATCCCGCCCCTTCCACTGTACGTTCTGCCCTCGCATTACAGCTCGCAGGAATATGTAGAAGATGACTGCGCCTCCAAGGGGATAAAGAAAGGCGCACCAGAGCGGCTCGCCGATGCGCCGATAGGTATCAAGCCACGTCGAATACTTCTGGACGCGCACACCTTTGTTCTGTGGATGGCGATACTTTGACGACGGTGATTGTGCGGGTTCCTATCAAATCTCGCTTGAGAGTTATGGATTTTTCCAGTAGCCCGAAATTGCAGAGCGT
This genomic window contains:
- a CDS encoding YceI family protein; protein product: MKGNLAEPAKLELEVLLTTASIDTRQEQRDTHLRSPDFFDAEKWPGMRFVGKRIKGDIKGEFTLYGDMTIRDVTREIELAVTNEGSVRDPWGMARVGFSAKGKLDRQEFGLSWNQAIEAGGFVVGDEIRISVDVEFTDIVAETAAAVPQRQVDT
- a CDS encoding DNA methyltransferase, encoding MSAAPATRGSVDPMHSLASASALLSRITDINSATALLAELGFTTDIVPLDAESCERLGLPHNINSPHIARGKGALSALTFAATSPSALRSAISDCASHLSQTTPHLLWLIIATADTGEIAIASWSQDTAKPRIAALIANRNSIVDSDAETICTLSAATTTSDSLTHQRWLETLGRQSIGRSFFRCLQRSVSDMAQGLGNATSQSDAAELALVYTSRLIFLCFLETKGWLNRDHAFLANTYADCMVTGGRYHERVLAPLFFGTLNTPPRNRAPRARSFGKVPFLNGGLFARSPLERNLRNARFTDESLGNLYANLLTRYRFTAREDSAVWSEAAIDPEMLGKSFESLMASSNRKTTGAFYTPQSLVGELTTSGLTGALSGPHTEIETIARALAGQIPEPEAREEILGRISSFRVLDPSCGSGAFLVHILEQLSTLCTRLGDVRPPHTIRRSILTSSIFGVDINPMAVWLCELRLWLSMAIEDPERDPMKVRPLPNLDRHIRVGDSLSGGGFHDRDTFRDARRLATARAKYARATGPRRKTLARAIDRTERACALESLAATIRALTLTRLDLIATARSRDLFGHRLPPPVSIAASLATIRTAMRQARREMRSIGRGAALPFSFQTHFADAGAAGGFDLVIGNPPWVRTGNFNPTARASFRQDFWVFRHSAWASGAQSAGAASGFASQVDLAALFIERSVRLTRPSGTIALLVPAKLWRSLAGGGVREFLLRHTRLTQIHDLTDSPQVFDAVVYPSLVVATVNPVVPRRLPGISQSRETVTMPAGSADPMGSHTFSIPLDRKSSHRIECPGGSAYVHRRSVVATWSFDPAGLAFDPSPGSPWLLLPPEVRTAFNLLAAAGIPLSESIIGRPLLGVKTGCNEAFVVELVDESCIDGVSIVKSAGRSGEIESTLLRPLARGDSVVPWKTVPAGSRIVWTHGDDGLALRQLPSHARKWLGSWRRRLEDRSDASGRERWWMLFRTESASAEAPRVFWSDIGKIPRAVAIPAGDPVVALNTCYVARCRDMTDAHTLATLLNSPVTAAWLNAIAEPARGGYNRYLGWTVALLPAPKDWSRARGILAPIGAAAAGGQPPPLHELVSATLDAYGVSHAEVEALMTWSVR
- a CDS encoding DEAD/DEAH box helicase is translated as MERSISATSGTLRVATPDAVRSFISRWWLGDATCTASNSHEIALGEITLRPHQQSAVARLAAAIKEFGGALLGDEVGTGKTFIALAVARHARSILVVAPASLEDMWRQSAQRAGIAVAFTSFELLSRRRRPHENCAFLIVDEAHHARNPSTARYRELSALASNTPTLLLSATPVHNRSSDLPVLLALFLGSRAGSLSDPEISRCIIRRERETVGEGQAIPVAEAAEWVHVTRDDALPAAVLALPPPLPPRDGGDGGVLIARSLIRQWSSSESALLGGLRRRLQKTAALIASLECGVFPSDAELRAWVAGEDSMQLAFPELIAPPTRSAAEYLGMARAHREGLLEIFRSRDHTRQADQERASALLRIAKRHEGVKIVAFSQYSDTVNGLFRSLAGRGRSAALTARGARVAGGTMSRRETLDCFAPRARRASPPSPAEQISLLLTTDILSEGVNLQDAGVVVHLDIPWTPARLVQRTGRIVRLESEHRRVWSYVFKPPASAEALLQFEQIIADKLTIAQASIGGDYHVLPPFADLQAYGGAAASPPCAPVVTGTGETNRGLRESARTEVKSGGVAAPAAAEAIRRAMATWQGGDPDSQCQSAHLPLSTTGFLTAVAAKREGFLAACVLNGRKVLLTSNDGHATGDLNAVCETVTVTQIIGSVEPVSRIALRAALFALHSHFRAVDAMRGITPGAVSVTQARRALLRRIATVSIRAQPHLRGRAAAAADRSRAVVLATYGIEAERALCQLASSKVNDEDWLESIEAFGAEYSLAASEDESDGSSIAALILYQCSRDT